From the genome of Prevotella herbatica, one region includes:
- the fmt gene encoding methionyl-tRNA formyltransferase: MKKEDLRIIFMGTPEFAVESLKNLVEGGYNVVAVVTQPDKAVGRHQDQLQSSQVKQYAMEHNLPILQPVKMKDPEFVELLQSYKADLQVVVAFRMLPEVVWDMPRFGTFNVHAALLPQYRGAAPINWAIINGETETGVTTFFLDKDIDTGKIIMQKHFPIPDDADVEYVYDGLMKLGAEAAKETIDMIIANDGNVDAMEQSQFADSEGKELNSAPKIFKETCKIDWNKTAKEVYDFVRGLSPYPGTWTNMTEDNKTSVLKIFKTAKTDIHDDAKPGTVFKEKNSLYVMCSDCCLEIMELQMAGKKRMDAKAFLNGMRDKTFTLE; this comes from the coding sequence ATGAAAAAGGAAGACTTACGAATCATATTTATGGGTACACCGGAATTTGCGGTGGAATCATTGAAAAACCTTGTTGAAGGTGGATATAATGTTGTTGCTGTTGTGACACAACCTGATAAAGCTGTGGGAAGACATCAAGACCAACTGCAATCGTCACAAGTGAAACAATATGCGATGGAGCATAATCTGCCGATTTTGCAACCAGTGAAGATGAAAGACCCTGAATTCGTAGAGTTGTTGCAATCATACAAAGCTGACTTGCAGGTAGTTGTTGCTTTCCGTATGCTTCCAGAGGTGGTATGGGATATGCCTCGATTCGGCACGTTTAATGTTCATGCAGCATTGTTGCCACAATATCGTGGTGCAGCACCTATAAACTGGGCTATAATTAATGGAGAAACTGAAACTGGAGTTACAACATTCTTTCTTGACAAAGATATTGATACGGGTAAGATTATTATGCAGAAGCATTTCCCTATTCCTGATGATGCAGACGTTGAATACGTGTATGATGGTTTGATGAAACTTGGTGCAGAGGCTGCAAAGGAAACTATTGATATGATAATTGCTAACGATGGAAATGTTGACGCTATGGAACAGTCGCAGTTTGCAGATTCAGAAGGCAAAGAATTGAACTCTGCTCCTAAAATATTCAAGGAAACATGTAAAATAGATTGGAATAAGACAGCAAAGGAAGTATATGATTTCGTGCGCGGTCTAAGTCCTTATCCTGGAACATGGACAAATATGACAGAAGATAATAAAACTTCGGTGCTGAAGATTTTCAAAACAGCTAAAACTGATATCCATGATGATGCAAAACCTGGAACGGTATTCAAGGAAAAAAACTCACTCTATGTGATGTGTAGTGACTGTTGCCTAGAAATCATGGAACTTCAAATGGCTGGCAAAAAAAGAATGGATGCAAAGGCTTTTCTGAATGGGATGAGAGACAAGACATTCACACTTGAATAA
- a CDS encoding DUF4906 domain-containing protein — protein sequence MIRRISYTLYILFTLAFVSSCSTMDDMLDERQDDATLTVKIAQQDPTTVATRTISDAIDNVNVLVFDGQGHLIGSAYASSSPTSVSVPVRVSSGCTICAIANTGSSSYFDGISTFAELQAKVTPILASATALGAKSNEVLYGTIPGVTLSSGANTQAVTLRRLYSKYTFTITPSSDIVITGYQLCNVPNECCIASGNTSNPTTGFAGLNYDAVATSVYAGTTVTAGTYYIYENLAGTNSASNTAELRTSANAPNGASYLLITAKGYGYNGGWTSIYRVYLGGVTNAVSPVVDYTNFNINRNFNYQCNIVISGSGANDVRVTYSPTTSTRTNVYFGDATVGTYLYSDGTTGTTKTGHTVVGIVFSNQLSSAEYSAGYRHGYALALTDVSGNPTWGPYPGDAGLTKVTTFADYYNDITAGYYGTFTKGYNKSNGSYPAWQAANNYNVDVSHFTNSGWYLPSIGQWWDVCANLGKVDLISQQNSNSGNSTLYNGSTATTNVNNAIVAVGGIALASDYYYWSASEYDTYNAALVSFLSSGIVLSKFYKNYLAYYVRPVLAF from the coding sequence ATGATTAGAAGAATATCATATACACTCTATATATTATTTACACTGGCATTCGTATCTTCATGTAGTACGATGGACGATATGCTTGATGAGAGGCAGGATGATGCTACACTGACAGTAAAGATTGCTCAGCAGGATCCTACGACTGTAGCCACACGAACGATCAGTGATGCGATAGACAATGTTAATGTGCTTGTCTTTGATGGTCAGGGGCATTTGATTGGTAGTGCATACGCCTCAAGCAGTCCTACCTCTGTATCAGTTCCTGTGAGGGTTAGTAGTGGTTGCACCATCTGCGCTATAGCCAATACAGGTAGCAGTTCTTATTTTGACGGAATAAGCACATTTGCAGAACTACAGGCAAAGGTAACTCCAATATTGGCATCAGCGACTGCATTGGGAGCAAAAAGTAATGAGGTATTATATGGTACAATTCCAGGTGTAACGCTGAGCAGCGGAGCAAATACTCAGGCTGTTACTTTAAGACGATTATACAGTAAGTATACTTTTACGATAACACCTTCCAGTGACATAGTAATAACCGGTTATCAGCTTTGTAATGTTCCCAATGAATGTTGTATAGCATCAGGTAATACATCTAATCCCACAACAGGATTTGCAGGATTGAATTATGATGCCGTTGCCACTTCAGTCTATGCAGGTACTACAGTTACAGCAGGAACATATTATATCTATGAGAACCTAGCAGGTACAAATTCTGCGTCAAATACAGCAGAATTAAGAACATCAGCTAATGCACCGAACGGTGCTTCATATTTACTGATAACGGCGAAGGGGTATGGTTATAATGGAGGATGGACATCAATATATCGAGTCTATTTGGGCGGAGTTACGAATGCAGTAAGTCCTGTTGTAGATTATACCAATTTTAATATAAATAGAAATTTTAATTATCAATGCAATATAGTAATTTCTGGTAGTGGTGCTAATGATGTTAGAGTGACATATTCTCCAACAACAAGTACGAGAACTAATGTTTATTTCGGTGATGCGACAGTAGGTACTTATTTATACAGTGATGGTACAACAGGAACTACTAAAACTGGTCATACAGTAGTAGGTATTGTATTCTCTAATCAGTTAAGCTCAGCAGAATACAGTGCAGGCTATAGACATGGTTATGCTTTGGCACTAACTGATGTTTCTGGAAATCCTACTTGGGGACCTTATCCAGGTGATGCCGGTCTTACAAAAGTTACCACCTTTGCCGATTATTATAATGATATTACTGCGGGCTATTACGGAACATTTACTAAAGGCTATAATAAAAGCAACGGCAGCTATCCTGCATGGCAGGCAGCTAATAACTACAATGTAGACGTTTCTCATTTTACTAACAGTGGTTGGTATCTTCCAAGCATAGGTCAATGGTGGGATGTTTGTGCCAATCTTGGCAAGGTTGATCTTATCAGTCAGCAAAATTCTAATTCTGGAAATAGCACCCTTTATAACGGTTCAACAGCAACAACCAATGTTAACAATGCCATAGTAGCAGTAGGAGGTATAGCATTAGCTTCAGATTACTATTATTGGTCTGCCTCAGAGTATGATACTTACAACGCTGCGTTAGTTAGCTTCCTTAGTTCGGGCATCGTCTTGAGCAAGTTCTATAAGAACTATCTGGCTTATTACGTTCGGCCTGTCCTCGCATTTTAA
- a CDS encoding FimB/Mfa2 family fimbrial subunit: MKLRYYHNLLLLPLLSLLASCINDDYSNCVQYSLIVSQTDSVGNALGEAVKGNMMAYLFIDGKFDRIVTSDPDGSYKISYDGRLGNASLVAIGSSNKDSAQVFTPAVGTDMNSMSVSVKRDSVTGEYLLPSSLYYGTYDISSQAAGSGAVYGNIVMKNKPARLHVVIRQLKQYFGDRDYRVELSGFRSKMTYSGKITGDSIVYSPSSSFEGSDQLVTNPINTFPTQDGEYLTVSVYGDTPESAGKSRALDKTFIWDTNRDIDGKLVTLNSGDDKVIIVDCSSRKLVLTVMPWAVYTQHVVIP; the protein is encoded by the coding sequence ATGAAGTTAAGATATTATCATAATCTACTGTTGCTTCCACTATTGTCGTTGCTTGCCTCATGCATCAACGATGACTATTCCAACTGCGTGCAATACTCGTTGATCGTGTCACAGACAGACAGCGTAGGCAACGCCTTGGGTGAGGCAGTGAAGGGTAACATGATGGCATATCTCTTCATAGACGGTAAGTTTGACCGTATCGTTACCTCAGATCCGGATGGTAGCTATAAAATCAGTTATGACGGCAGACTTGGTAATGCCTCTCTTGTAGCGATAGGCAGTTCAAATAAGGACAGTGCGCAGGTATTCACTCCAGCTGTCGGTACCGACATGAATTCCATGTCGGTAAGCGTAAAGCGCGATTCAGTTACCGGTGAATACCTGCTTCCGTCTTCGTTGTATTACGGCACTTATGATATCAGTTCTCAGGCGGCAGGCAGTGGAGCTGTATATGGAAATATTGTTATGAAGAACAAGCCCGCCAGACTTCATGTGGTGATACGACAACTGAAGCAGTACTTCGGAGATCGGGATTATCGTGTTGAACTTTCTGGGTTCCGTAGTAAGATGACATATTCTGGTAAGATAACAGGAGATTCTATAGTTTATAGCCCGTCATCATCCTTTGAAGGCTCCGACCAATTAGTCACAAATCCGATAAATACTTTCCCTACACAGGATGGAGAATATTTGACCGTATCCGTTTATGGTGATACTCCTGAAAGCGCCGGAAAGTCACGTGCATTGGATAAAACATTTATCTGGGATACTAACCGCGACATTGATGGTAAGCTGGTAACGCTGAATTCCGGTGACGACAAGGTTATCATCGTAGACTGCAGCAGTAGAAAACTTGTTCTGACAGTTATGCCATGGGCAGTTTATACCCAGCATGTTGTAATACCGTAA